One Panicum virgatum strain AP13 chromosome 3N, P.virgatum_v5, whole genome shotgun sequence DNA segment encodes these proteins:
- the LOC120663766 gene encoding uncharacterized protein LOC120663766: MAPPLEMSTTTTRSNQAEAAGRMPSMEWEPKTLTLDQIKFAREAALYVVSTKTEEEAIRIFTEGLKSVEVTGRKSNSFDSSSDDDVDLGCSSGSTKQQQARAGGSKGAGAARGCRRRRCSIDIERDVATAPF, from the exons ATGGCGCCGCCGTTGGAGATgtcaacgacgacgacgaggagcaaccaggcggaggcggcggggcggatGCCGTCCATGGAGTGGGAGCCCAAGACGCTGACGCTCGACCAGATCAAGTTCGCAAGG gagGCGGCGCTGTACGTGGTGAGCACCaagacggaggaggaggcgatccGGATCTTCACCGAGGGGCTCAAGTCCGTGGAGGTGACCGGCAGGAAGTCCAACTCCTTCGACTCCTCGTCCGATGACGACGTCGACCTCGGCTGCTCCTCCGGTTCCACCAAGCAGCAGcaggcccgcgccggcggcagcaaaggcgccggcgccgcccgcggtTGCCGACGACGGCGGTGTTCCATCGACATCGAGAGGGACGTCGCCACGGCGCCCTTCTAG